In Abditibacteriota bacterium, a single genomic region encodes these proteins:
- a CDS encoding TetR/AcrR family transcriptional regulator: protein MTVRQTRALKTKAKLVAAAEKLINEKGFDAVQIIDITREAGVGKGTFYTYFNKKEDVVGEIAHSKFEAVHDYSSAGNKDVCGRITAFLTGSMELIRDFGLRMAQQWVKEVVDPDDPDGVRKLEYDRRVIRGMLEKAAESGELKKKTPAEEIAGRITAHYYGIVFCWALTDGETDPVADIGDFCRDMLAGYLKQYQKSKK, encoded by the coding sequence ATGACAGTCAGGCAAACAAGAGCCCTGAAAACGAAAGCCAAGCTCGTCGCCGCGGCGGAAAAGCTCATCAACGAAAAAGGCTTTGATGCGGTGCAGATCATAGATATCACCCGTGAAGCGGGAGTAGGCAAAGGCACCTTCTACACCTATTTCAACAAAAAGGAGGACGTGGTGGGAGAGATAGCCCACTCAAAGTTTGAAGCCGTCCACGACTATTCCTCCGCCGGAAACAAGGATGTCTGCGGGCGCATTACCGCCTTTCTCACCGGCTCCATGGAGCTCATCCGGGATTTCGGTCTCCGCATGGCGCAGCAGTGGGTGAAGGAGGTGGTGGACCCGGACGACCCGGATGGAGTCCGCAAGCTGGAATACGACCGCCGGGTCATAAGGGGCATGCTGGAAAAGGCCGCGGAAAGCGGCGAGCTGAAAAAGAAGACCCCCGCGGAAGAGATCGCCGGGCGGATAACAGCCCATTATTACGGCATCGTCTTCTGCTGGGCTCTGACAGACGGGGAAACGGATCCGGTTGCCGATATCGGGGATTTCTGCCGGGACATGCTCGCCGGATATCTGAAGCAATACCAAAAAAGCAAAAAATGA
- a CDS encoding NAD(P)H-dependent oxidoreductase yields MKHTLMLAAALIAAAILTAALAGCAGKSRAPQKPVSEMTKDTKVLVVYFSWSGNSDKLAHWIAEETGGDLIRVLTREEYPKGYEETAERAKKEQDKGIRPEITVKLTPEELKKYDTVFIGFPVWWYDLPMPMWTFLENNDLQGKTLIPFFSHEGSSNGAGSLKTIEKLAKGAKVKSGDALSVRGGEVPGAEKETREWVKKLGYAK; encoded by the coding sequence ATGAAACACACTCTTATGCTCGCAGCGGCGCTCATCGCCGCGGCGATCCTGACAGCCGCCCTTGCCGGCTGCGCGGGCAAGAGCCGGGCGCCTCAGAAGCCCGTCAGCGAGATGACCAAGGATACCAAAGTCCTGGTGGTGTATTTTTCCTGGTCCGGCAACTCGGACAAGCTGGCTCACTGGATAGCGGAAGAGACCGGCGGAGATCTGATCCGGGTCCTGACCAGGGAAGAATACCCCAAGGGCTACGAAGAAACTGCCGAACGGGCAAAAAAAGAACAGGATAAAGGCATCCGCCCGGAGATCACCGTCAAACTGACGCCGGAAGAGCTGAAGAAGTATGACACGGTATTCATCGGCTTCCCCGTCTGGTGGTACGACCTGCCTATGCCTATGTGGACCTTCCTTGAAAACAACGACCTGCAGGGCAAGACCCTTATCCCCTTCTTCTCCCACGAAGGCAGTTCCAACGGCGCAGGCAGTCTGAAGACCATAGAAAAGCTGGCAAAGGGAGCCAAGGTAAAGTCCGGCGACGCTCTGTCGGTGCGTGGCGGAGAAGTGCCCGGCGCCGAAAAGGAGACCCGTGAATGGGTAAAAAAGCTGGGCTACGCCAAATAA